The Candidatus Abyssobacteria bacterium SURF_5 genome includes the window TTCTCGGATTTCTCGGCGTATGCGGCAAGTTTTGCGGTTTCTTTCGCCGTGGATTACAAGGCGAAGTTGTATATTTTACATGTTATCGAGCTGCCTCTGGGAATGCCGGGTCTGTTTAAGATGGGCGCGACCGAAAAAGAACTCGAACGGCAGACAAATGAACTTGTCCAACAAGAGTTGAAGTCGGCGTCGACTGAAGATATTCTGGGAACGCTGAACTACAAAGTGGCCTATCGGCAAGGCAAACCGTTTGCCGAGATTATCAAATTTGCTCAGGATGAAGGCATCGATATGATCGTCATGGGCACGCGGGGCCGCACAGGGATTGAGAGCGTACTTTTGGGCAGCACGGCTGAGAAAGTGTTGAGAAAATCTCCTGTTCCCGTTTTTGTAGTTCGCAGGCCGGGACATAGGTTTGTAGTTCCTCCTGTCGGATAATAAGAAGTATGAGAAGCAACAGTCGGTGGGTAAAAACTGCCGGAAAAGCACTAAAAGTGGGCAATTTTGCCCTGCTGGTCGTTTCCTGGCTGATTTTTCTTTCGGGCGATGCGTTTGCCTGGGGACCCGGTATCCACATAGTTAAAGGGGCATACATTCTCGACCATCTCCACCTCCTTCTTCCTTCAATTGCACAACTGCTGAAGGCTTTTCCGTACGATTTCCTCTACGGCTGCATCAGCGCCGACTTTTTCATCGGCAAAGGACATCGGCGGCGCGACGATCACTGTCATAACTGGTCGGTCGGCATAAAGATGCTGGCCGCCGCAGAGTCCGCCCCCACAAAATCCTTTTCTTATGGCTACTTGGCCCATTTGGCGGCTGATATCGGCGCCCACAACTTCTATATTCCAAATCAGCTTTACTTGACTTCGACTACCAAGCGCCTTGGACACATCTACTGGGAATACAGAGCCGATACGCAAGTGGATGCGGGATATTGGGAACTGGCGCGACGGGTGGTGGAGGCTCAAAATCATGCGAACGATCTCTCCCTCGAGAATGCAGTTAAGAAGAAGATCGTTTCCCTGAGGGCGAAGAAAAAGATGTACGTCAGGGTGCTGAACCTGACCGACTTTGATCGATGGCGCCAGGCGTGTGAATTTGTGGAAAGGAACTCCCGCTGGCAAGTTCAGCAGGATTATCTAAACCACTTGCGCGATATATCCATAGGCTTGGCAATCGAATTTCTGCGGGACCCGGAGAAAACAGTATGCTTCGATTATGATCCTGTGGGAACCCGCAATATTCTCCGTGCAAAAAGGCTCAGAAGGACGGCTTTGCGTACAACTGGAAAGAAACCAATTAACGGAGTTTTCCAGGTGCCCGATGAGCTTGCCAAATTTGGCGCTGACGCCATAAAAGTGCGCTCCGGAAGATACCATCTGAGGCATTTGCAACCTTACCTGCGCGTCTAAATTTGCCTGTTTTGACACTTTTTGCCGGTTTTTCCTTCTCTTTCAGCGCACATCGTCAGCCGCCCCTTTGACCCCAGCAGGTCGCCCCCGATTCCCTGAATTTAATGGCTGTATCTGATTCACCGGCCTCATTTGATCCTTTTACTCTCTGTTTGCTGCTATTCTGGGCTCAGAAGCAAGCAGGGGTAACATCTTCATTCATTTTTAGCTAAAATAGAAGTAGGAAGACAAGTCGCCGATTTGGGAAGATTGTTCTGGCACAACAATTGCTTAATTTATATCCGAAGAATCAAAAATCTGAGAAATCTGCGACGGCCGATATGCACGTTGAATCAACAGATCGTCGCTTGCAAGGAGGTGCAAGGATGTTCCCAGTCATAGAGGTCCAGTGCCCGTTCTGCAAAACGACGGGTCAGATTATGGCTCCTCCATTGGGGTCAATAGTTGTCGGTCCATGCCCTCGCTGCAGTGAAATGGTATTGCTTTATGATGGAACAGTAATGCCGCTCGATAAGGAAATAATCACCGAGGGAACTGCCGAGGAGAAAAAACATCATCTGCTCGAGACTATCGTCGAGATGATCGCCGTAAAAGTTGACGAATTGATCGAAAGCGGTGGAATTGAATCAGAACCCAAGCTGCGCGGCCGCCGAAAAGGCGGTTCCTCACGAAGGAAACGCATTCTGCCGTCAATCGTAAACCAGGATGCCGCCCCTATTTCGCGGGAAGAAATTCAAGATTTCATCAATATAGACTTGCACCTGATCGATTCAAAAGATTATTTCGACAAGATGTTCAGGAAAAAGCGCAAGACATAGCGAAGCTGGGCCATTAGGTACCAAAGGAAAAATTGCGTGGAACCCGCAGGTTTCACGCAATTTTTGCTTTTGTCCGTTTTTTACCGGCTTGCCGACGAGTCTCTCCTCCGAATACGGTCCCGGATTTCAGCGGCGCGTTCATATTCTTCCGCCGCGATCGCGACTCTCAGTTGTTCCTCGAGCGTCGGCGGCGAATTCCTCAACGGAGAGAGATCGTTCTCCCACGTTTCACCGACCTCGTCATACACCTTCTTGAGCTGTTGGAGGCGGGTCTCCAGCCATGCCTCAGGGAAAGTATCAGGATGAACACGCGCAATTTCCTGCAGGAAACCGGCAGCCAGCTCTATTCTTTGACGAGCGAGCAGATAGTCTTTCTGCTTTATGGCAAGCTTTGCTTCGGCAGTTCTTCGAAAAATCTCCTGGTCGGGGCGGAACTGGAGGAAAAACAGGCACAATTCGGGGTTAGACGCATGGGCAGTGATCAGGTCGATGATCTGGACTCCGATATTTACATCCCGGACGGATCGGGCATAATCGCCTATCTTGAAGAAGTACTCCCTTCTCAGCCGGTACAGGAAAGCTTCTTCGCTGAGCCGTTGGACATCTGAATCATCGAGCACAAAAATGCCCACCCCCTGCGCTTCCTTTTTCCGTTTTAGATATTCAGGCAGGACCGGGTCTGCGCCATCTGGTCTTCCATCGACATCCAGATAAAAAGTGCCCCGCTGAGTTACGACCCGTATTTTGCGGCTGTGCTCCATGATGGGTCCCCGGCTCCGCGCTTATGCCCATGAAATTATAATCCCGCAATCGGCGTATGTCAAGACGGAAAAAGGCTGCTGTCAGCTTTCTTCATCAGCGATAGTGACCTCAAAATCCTTCCCCTCCCACCGCCTCTCGTCAATCCAGTAAAAGGTGAAACGTACCACCGTATTTGCGGGTAGTCGAGCGGCCGGTAACTCGACTACCCAGATGCCCACGCCGGTTTCGCGGGTAAGAGAATCGTTAATCGATTTCCAATTATCGCTGCTCCAGCGTACGTCCGCAGAGGCAAGTAATTCCAGTCGTAAATCTTTTCCTGGACGCATCACGCGTATCTTGTTATTCTTCTTCCAGTGAGCGAAAACGGAGTCGGTGCGAGATGTCAAATAGCGCTGAACTGTTTGTGAGGGCAGATCGAATACGTGATTGTCCTGGAGAGAACGATGCAGCTTAAGGCATTCGGCGTGCGCCCACACAAGAGGCATGGCCGAGCCCGTCGGTTTTCCAAAGTACAACTCACTTTCCGGAATGTCTGCGCTATCCCATATTTGCTCGGGAAGCATTCCTCCGCCACCTGCACATCCCTCCAGTGTCCTCAATAGACTTTCGGCCGCCTCGCGCGTTCCGGCCGCCAATTCATAATGAGCTCGCTCACCGGCAAGCAACGGCCACAATCGGCCCTTCCCATTGCCGGCAAACGCGCTCCCGTCCTCATTCTCGCCGTAGGTGTCCCTCGCGAATCTGCGCCAGAGCGGCCCCTGCGGAGCACTGAC containing:
- a CDS encoding universal stress protein, yielding MYAFLKLPQFMLYLTDTGAGLMIKLNKILLPTDFSDFSAYAASFAVSFAVDYKAKLYILHVIELPLGMPGLFKMGATEKELERQTNELVQQELKSASTEDILGTLNYKVAYRQGKPFAEIIKFAQDEGIDMIVMGTRGRTGIESVLLGSTAEKVLRKSPVPVFVVRRPGHRFVVPPVG